Genomic segment of Myxococcales bacterium:
AACCTTGGACAGGATGTCGACGATCTGGGCGGCCTCCTCCTCGGTAAGCACCAGCGGAGGTTGCAAGCGAACCACGTTGGCATAGGTACCGCCGACGCCGATCAGGATTCCCGCCTCGCGGCAGCGCTTCTTCACTTCCTTGGCGGCGGTGTCTGCCGGAGTCTTGTCGTCACCCGTGACGAGTTCCAGACCAATCATGAGTCCCTTGCCGCGCAATTCGCCCACGAGTGTGAGTTCGTCCTCGAGCGGCTTGAGAGCGTCCATCAGTTGAGCGCCGCGCGCCGCCGCGTTCTCGGGGAGCTGCTCATCCTGCATCACACCCACGTTGGCCAGACCCGCTGCGCAACTCACGGGATTGCCGCCGAAGGTCGACAGGTGTGAACCCGGGGTGAAGGCGTCCGCGACATCCGGGCGCGCAATGAATGCGCCCAACGGAAAACCATCGGCGATGCCCTTGGCCATTGTCATGATCTCGGGCTCGACGTCGTAATGCTCGATGGCAAAGAACTTGCCGGTCCGTCCAAAACCGGTCTGGACTTCGTCGCAGATGAAGAGGATGTCCTGCTCCGCGAGGATTTCCTTCACCAACTTGAAGTAGCTCTCGTGGGGCACGAGGATCCCGCCCTCACCGAGAATGGGCTCGGCGATGAACGCCGCAATGTTGCCCGAACTCTGGAATTGGATCGCCTTGGCGAGTCCCTCAGCACTGCGTTCAGCGCATTCGGCCTCGGTCGTCGAACCGTAGGGACAGCGGTAGAAATACGGCGCTGGCGCGAAGGTTACGCCCGGCATGAAGGGCCCGCCGGAATGCTTGCGCGAGCTGTTTCCGGTGATCGAGAGCGTGGCGTAGGTGCGGCCGTGGAAGCTATGGGTAAGCGACACAAACTCGTCGCGCCCGGTGTAGTGCCGGGCCAGGCGCATGGCGCCTTCGATGGCCTCGGCGCCCGAGTTGCCCATGAAGGTCTTCTGCAGCGCGCCGGGGGTGATCCGGGCCAGCGCCTCGGCCAATCGGCCGGCGCTCGGGTTGTAGTACATGTAGGTGCAGCAGTGAATCAGCTTGTCCATCTGCTCTTTCGCGGCGGCAATGACCTTCGGATGTCCGTGCCCTGCATTGACGACGGAAATACCGCTGAAGCAGTCGAGATATTCATCGCCGTTGGTGGATCGGATCCGGGTACCCTGGGCCGATTCCACCTCGATGGGCTCGAAGCCCGCCACCATGCTGGTGATCATGTACTCGTCATAGAGCTTCTGGGTCTGCATAACGTACGCTCCTTGATTGCTAGATTTCTATCAACTGCTCGGGAAGCCGAGATCGACTCCACGGTGTTCTGGGTCGGGCCAACGGGTCGTCACGACCTTGGGCCGAGTGTAAAAGTGCACGCCGTCGGGGCCGTAGATCGAGTGGCCACCGAAGAGCGAGTTCTTCCAGCCGCCAAAGGAATAGAAGCCGAGCGGCACTGGAATCGACAGGTTGATCCCCACCATGCCCACCTGGATCTCACGCTGGAACCGCCGGGCGGCCCCGCCGTCGTTTGTGAAGATGGCCGTGCCGTTAGCGTAGGGATTTGCATTCATCAGGTCCATGGCTTCGGTGTAGCTCTCGGTCCGCACGACTGCGAGCACCGGCCCGAAGATCTCCTCGCGGTAGATCTTCATGTCCTTGCTCACGTGATCGAAGAGCGTGGGGCCGACGAAGTAGCCTTCCTCGTAGTCGGGAACCTTGATCCCGCGCCCGTCACAGACGATCTCGGCGCCTTCCTCGATTCCTGAATCGATGTAGGAGACCACCTTGTCCCGGTGTTCGGCGGTGATGAGGGGGCCCATCTCGGCTGCGGGGTCCGCGGCCGAGCCGATCTTGAGCTTCGCCATGCGTTCCTGGATCTTCGGCAGCAGACGGTCGGCGGCATCGCCCACCGTCACCACCACGGAGATTGCCATGCAGCGCTCACCGGCCGAGCCGAAGGCGGCCGAGACCGCCCCGTCGGCGGCGAGGTCCATGTCGGCGTCGGGAAGCACCAGCATGTGGTTCTTCGCTCCGCCGAGGGCCTGCACGCGCTTTCCGTGGCGAGCACCGCCTTCGTAAATAGCGCGGGCAACCGGCGTAGAGCCCACAAAGCTGAGAGCAGCCACGTCCGGGTGTTCGATCAGGCGCTCCACTGCGACGCGGTCACCGTGAATCACGTTGAAGACGCCATTTGGCAGCCCGGCCTTGGAAAACAGTTCAGCCAACCGATTGGCGGTCGAGGGATCTTTTTCAGAGGGCTTCAATACCACCGTGTTGCCGCAAGCGATCGCGATCGGAATCATCCAGAGCGGTACCATGGCCGGGAAGTTGAAGGGCGTGATGCAGCCCACGACGCCGAGGGGCTCGCGCGCTGACGTCATGTCGATCCCCGTCGAGACCTGGATCGAGCTATCTCCCTTTAAAAGCTGAGGAATCCCGCATGCAAATTCCACGGTCTCCAGGCCGCGCTGCACTTCGCCGCGGGCATCCGGCTTGGTTTTGCCGTG
This window contains:
- a CDS encoding aspartate aminotransferase family protein; translation: MQTQKLYDEYMITSMVAGFEPIEVESAQGTRIRSTNGDEYLDCFSGISVVNAGHGHPKVIAAAKEQMDKLIHCCTYMYYNPSAGRLAEALARITPGALQKTFMGNSGAEAIEGAMRLARHYTGRDEFVSLTHSFHGRTYATLSITGNSSRKHSGGPFMPGVTFAPAPYFYRCPYGSTTEAECAERSAEGLAKAIQFQSSGNIAAFIAEPILGEGGILVPHESYFKLVKEILAEQDILFICDEVQTGFGRTGKFFAIEHYDVEPEIMTMAKGIADGFPLGAFIARPDVADAFTPGSHLSTFGGNPVSCAAGLANVGVMQDEQLPENAAARGAQLMDALKPLEDELTLVGELRGKGLMIGLELVTGDDKTPADTAAKEVKKRCREAGILIGVGGTYANVVRLQPPLVLTEEEAAQIVDILSKVLRDVNGSL
- a CDS encoding CoA-acylating methylmalonate-semialdehyde dehydrogenase; translated protein: MRGKTEIISHWIDGKRQDSVSGRSGPVFDPAMGQERARVGFASVEEVDKAVEAAKAAFPAWRDTSLTKRAQVMFAFRGLLDDASFELAEIIASEHGKTKPDARGEVQRGLETVEFACGIPQLLKGDSSIQVSTGIDMTSAREPLGVVGCITPFNFPAMVPLWMIPIAIACGNTVVLKPSEKDPSTANRLAELFSKAGLPNGVFNVIHGDRVAVERLIEHPDVAALSFVGSTPVARAIYEGGARHGKRVQALGGAKNHMLVLPDADMDLAADGAVSAAFGSAGERCMAISVVVTVGDAADRLLPKIQERMAKLKIGSAADPAAEMGPLITAEHRDKVVSYIDSGIEEGAEIVCDGRGIKVPDYEEGYFVGPTLFDHVSKDMKIYREEIFGPVLAVVRTESYTEAMDLMNANPYANGTAIFTNDGGAARRFQREIQVGMVGINLSIPVPLGFYSFGGWKNSLFGGHSIYGPDGVHFYTRPKVVTTRWPDPEHRGVDLGFPSS